The window TGGCAGGGTACGAACAGCGCCGCAGCGTTGAAGGCGCAGGCGCTGGCCGCTGCCCGGACGGCTTTGACGTTGCCGGACAGCTCCGCATACTCGGTGTACGTCACAGGATGTCCCGGCGCGACGGTGCGGAGCATATCCCAGGCGTGGCCGCGGAACGGACCGGACTTCTGCAGCACTGGAACCTGCATTGCAGGTGCCGGATTGCCGGCATAAAACTCCGCCACGGCTTCCGAGACGGCGCCCAGCCGGGGAACGGTTTCGTATTCGCCGGGCAGCAGGCCCGGGTGGATCTGCCCGGTCAGCTCACCGGGAACCGCGGTCCACCCGGAGGCAAGCACCACGCCGTCCCGGGCAATGATGGTGAAGGGTCCATCCGGGGTGGACATGGTCAACAACTGGGCTTTCATGGTGTCGCTTTCTTCGCAGGGGGTGTCGGTTTCCGCGCGGCGGCCTGGGCAGCGGCCGCCACGCGCCACAGGTGCATTGTGGCGTAGGAGCGCCAGGGGCTGAGCTCGCGGAAATCAGGACTCGAGCCGGCACCGGGGGACTCCGGCACGCGCCCAGGGCCTGTGGCCAGGGCGCGGATGCCGTTACGCACCGCGGCGTCGTTGGCCAGGAACACGTCGGGGGCGCCGAT is drawn from Micrococcaceae bacterium Sec5.8 and contains these coding sequences:
- a CDS encoding methylated-DNA--[protein]-cysteine S-methyltransferase, with the protein product MKAQLLTMSTPDGPFTIIARDGVVLASGWTAVPGELTGQIHPGLLPGEYETVPRLGAVSEAVAEFYAGNPAPAMQVPVLQKSGPFRGHAWDMLRTVAPGHPVTYTEYAELSGNVKAVRAAASACAFNAAALFVPCHRVIRSDGSLGGFRWGLAIKESLLARERQQALLPSAPG